Proteins encoded in a region of the Paenibacillus sp. W2I17 genome:
- a CDS encoding DUF4132 domain-containing protein — MPFTVCMGNDSEAYGLSGKSKSADRMDGLLSRLEKIKQFAGENEISTELKSKLKRAQWLFDSKKADSQGDYRDVINALMLLQLYSRLSDTASHLAEVQSSVQSLPVLFQHVMANDADKLRDELHTLIEPVVVSNIQGKHNGSSQELKDEFLKEKRSQLIAELYPNTSFSSKEQCSNTVFHQTMVLVSGALLYLINISGGKQRFLDTNSEIGQVLLHTIHQLHEIYPLEVRRYLLSMDPRAKSPNDLLAGLVPLDEPYQLVEMLRDELNSYTVSWNMLQSAIANRPEQAIRAYEIMKPPFLKLCIQKFMEDQGLTLPNAEGSLEQAVFNALRHPLDGGRQGLAIARYLNGENNLEEYWEDPNSRGLFNQLNRDKKRVHNLISISFLPLDSEAMRRFAILTTHPDWTLDIISDMYNSYAFSGEQLLQRYGQDPEVQREKLLTSLISLNGMTDYRYKSMPHDEYRRIIQQNLDYALTQYKKLPTDTRILILEITFEQRDELSKKILAEAIRAGLQDSSKKANGVALAEFNRIPDHDLYTLVYLSEKKVGIKEMALTAIRSLENSKELYGELLKKEKSDEWKSLIQILLDTADLSPEYAHAALADQADAKKLSRLSWLSLKDLPSLIRIEDNQPLDDRIKQYALVQSLDHTSGPNERLNELRDYVSEASLARFASELLQVWIQEGAPAKEKWVMYVSALFGDIQIVNILAPQIKEWTENSRGAIAADAVKVLAYLKDPSALMAIDKIKRGVKNRQVKGAAEEALQLAADNMGLTPEQLEDRLVTTLGFDEKGTMQLSYGERSFLVKVNGDLQVVVLNEETGKSVKSLPAPAQKDDPELAAQSKARFTQLKKDLKSMVNIQAQRLEESLSKQRLWSADEWKALFVQNVIMQKFAVGLIWGTYEDGALISTFRYMEDGTFNSVDEDEVDLPSGAQVGLIHPLELDQATLEGWTTQLEDYEIKQPFEQLNREIHQPEDEDKTKSEYDRLPESDFSPTAFPKALEKYGWIKGPAQDGGWYHEFYKEYGDLVAELQFSGTSITYYEGLDDITLESLHFFKPSSKQHYYYGDNKSIALGNVPGRVFSETIYDILRATGR; from the coding sequence ATGCCCTTTACTGTCTGTATGGGAAATGACTCCGAAGCCTACGGATTAAGCGGGAAGAGCAAAAGTGCTGATCGCATGGATGGATTGTTGTCCCGGTTGGAGAAGATCAAACAGTTTGCAGGCGAGAACGAAATTTCGACTGAATTAAAGAGTAAATTAAAGCGTGCCCAGTGGCTTTTTGATTCCAAAAAAGCGGACAGTCAAGGGGATTACCGGGATGTGATTAATGCATTAATGCTGCTTCAACTATATTCAAGACTCAGTGACACGGCTTCTCATCTTGCAGAGGTTCAATCTTCTGTTCAATCGTTACCAGTGTTGTTTCAACATGTGATGGCTAATGATGCAGATAAGTTGCGGGACGAGCTACATACGTTGATTGAACCTGTAGTGGTCAGTAATATTCAAGGAAAACATAACGGATCTTCCCAAGAATTGAAGGATGAATTCCTCAAGGAGAAGCGTAGTCAGCTCATAGCTGAACTGTATCCCAATACGTCTTTCTCTTCAAAAGAGCAATGTTCAAACACTGTATTCCATCAAACTATGGTGCTTGTGAGTGGTGCCTTGTTGTACCTGATTAACATTAGTGGAGGTAAACAACGGTTCCTTGATACAAATAGTGAGATTGGGCAAGTTTTGCTTCACACAATACATCAATTACATGAGATTTATCCACTTGAAGTTCGCCGTTACTTGCTGAGTATGGACCCTAGAGCCAAGAGCCCAAATGATCTGCTTGCTGGACTTGTGCCTCTGGATGAGCCTTATCAGTTGGTTGAAATGTTGCGGGACGAGCTTAATTCGTACACGGTATCTTGGAACATGTTACAATCTGCGATCGCGAATCGTCCTGAACAAGCGATTCGAGCATACGAGATTATGAAACCGCCATTCCTGAAACTCTGCATTCAGAAATTCATGGAGGATCAGGGATTGACATTGCCTAATGCGGAGGGGTCACTGGAGCAAGCGGTATTTAACGCTCTTCGGCATCCTTTGGACGGGGGACGTCAAGGACTGGCGATTGCAAGATACTTAAATGGGGAAAACAACCTGGAGGAATATTGGGAGGACCCGAATAGTCGCGGGTTGTTTAATCAACTGAATCGGGATAAGAAGCGTGTTCACAACCTCATTAGTATTAGTTTTCTGCCCTTGGACTCGGAGGCGATGCGCAGGTTCGCAATCCTGACCACTCATCCCGATTGGACACTGGATATTATCTCGGACATGTACAATTCATACGCGTTTAGTGGAGAGCAGCTGCTTCAACGTTATGGGCAAGATCCTGAGGTGCAACGTGAGAAATTGCTAACCAGCCTGATCTCACTTAATGGCATGACCGACTACAGATACAAATCCATGCCGCATGACGAATACCGCCGAATCATTCAGCAGAATCTGGACTATGCACTGACACAGTACAAGAAACTGCCAACAGATACGCGCATTTTAATTCTGGAGATTACCTTTGAACAGCGTGATGAGTTATCGAAGAAAATATTGGCCGAAGCGATTCGTGCCGGATTGCAGGATTCTTCCAAAAAGGCCAACGGCGTGGCGTTAGCGGAATTCAACCGTATTCCTGATCATGACTTGTATACGCTCGTCTACCTCTCGGAGAAAAAAGTGGGAATCAAAGAAATGGCTCTGACCGCAATCCGCAGTCTGGAAAACAGCAAGGAGCTGTACGGTGAGCTTTTGAAGAAAGAGAAGTCCGATGAGTGGAAGAGCTTGATCCAAATTCTGCTGGATACCGCAGATCTAAGTCCAGAGTATGCCCATGCTGCACTCGCTGATCAGGCGGATGCCAAAAAGTTGTCGAGACTGAGTTGGTTGTCCTTGAAAGATCTCCCTTCACTGATACGTATTGAAGACAATCAGCCTTTAGATGACCGGATTAAACAGTATGCTTTGGTCCAATCATTGGATCATACATCCGGTCCTAATGAACGGTTGAATGAATTACGAGATTACGTAAGTGAGGCATCGCTCGCTCGTTTTGCAAGTGAACTGCTTCAGGTCTGGATTCAGGAAGGTGCTCCTGCGAAAGAAAAGTGGGTGATGTATGTTTCAGCACTCTTTGGCGATATTCAGATTGTGAATATTTTGGCTCCGCAAATTAAGGAATGGACAGAAAACAGTCGTGGCGCGATTGCAGCAGATGCTGTAAAAGTGCTCGCTTATCTGAAAGATCCATCCGCTCTTATGGCGATTGATAAAATCAAACGTGGCGTGAAGAACCGTCAGGTGAAAGGTGCAGCAGAAGAAGCATTGCAGCTTGCAGCGGATAATATGGGACTTACCCCGGAACAACTGGAGGATCGGTTAGTCACCACGCTTGGTTTTGATGAAAAAGGAACCATGCAGCTGAGTTACGGAGAGCGTTCCTTCCTGGTTAAGGTTAATGGAGACTTGCAAGTGGTTGTTCTCAATGAAGAAACGGGCAAATCCGTGAAGAGTCTGCCTGCTCCTGCACAGAAAGACGATCCTGAATTGGCAGCGCAGTCCAAGGCACGTTTCACACAGCTGAAAAAAGATCTCAAATCCATGGTTAACATTCAGGCGCAGCGTCTGGAAGAGTCATTGTCCAAGCAACGTCTGTGGTCTGCCGATGAGTGGAAAGCACTGTTTGTACAAAATGTAATCATGCAAAAATTTGCTGTTGGTCTGATCTGGGGAACGTATGAGGATGGTGCACTGATCAGCACCTTCCGTTATATGGAGGATGGCACCTTCAATTCTGTGGATGAAGATGAGGTTGATCTGCCTTCGGGTGCGCAAGTGGGACTTATACACCCGCTGGAACTGGATCAGGCGACGCTTGAAGGTTGGACAACGCAGTTGGAGGATTACGAGATCAAGCAGCCATTTGAGCAACTGAATCGTGAGATTCACCAGCCTGAAGATGAGGACAAGACAAAGAGTGAATACGATCGTCTGCCTGAGTCTGATTTCTCACCAACGGCTTTCCCCAAAGCACTGGAGAAATACGGTTGGATCAAAGGACCGGCACAGGACGGCGGCTGGTATCATGAATTTTATAAAGAGTACGGAGATCTTGTTGCGGAATTGCAATTCAGTGGTACGAGCATCACGTATTACGAAGGACTGGATGATATTACACTCGAATCCTTACATTTCTTCAAACCGAGTAGCAAGCAACATTATTACTATGGTGACAACAAATCCATTGCTCTGGGCAACGTTCCAGGTCGCGTGTTCAGTGAAACGATCTACGATATTCTGAGAGCAACGGGGCGTTGA
- a CDS encoding sigma-70 family RNA polymerase sigma factor → MEEEQIRKAVANRDPEAMEWVMNHYAGLLWKIAHSILHHASTEEIEECVADTFFAFWQNPDAFQSGRSSLKNYLATITKHKAIDRYRKLNRRTELTYEEEIHSVQTDDLLVQMISKETYTELNQMIESFPEPEREIMKRRFYEGQRPHEISEALSLHVRQVHNKLYRSRQRLRTWWMNRK, encoded by the coding sequence GTGGAAGAAGAACAGATACGGAAGGCAGTAGCGAATCGTGATCCTGAGGCCATGGAATGGGTGATGAACCACTACGCAGGTTTGTTATGGAAGATTGCTCATTCCATCCTACATCATGCATCTACAGAAGAGATTGAAGAATGCGTAGCAGATACATTTTTTGCTTTTTGGCAGAATCCGGATGCATTCCAATCTGGGCGAAGTAGCTTGAAAAATTACCTTGCAACAATCACAAAACATAAAGCGATTGATCGCTACCGGAAACTCAATCGAAGAACTGAGCTTACATATGAAGAGGAGATTCATTCGGTGCAAACGGATGATTTGTTGGTTCAGATGATCAGTAAAGAGACATATACGGAACTTAATCAAATGATTGAATCTTTTCCAGAACCGGAACGTGAGATTATGAAACGTCGGTTTTATGAAGGACAGAGACCCCATGAGATATCAGAAGCATTGTCCCTACACGTTAGGCAAGTCCATAACAAGCTTTATCGCTCCAGGCAACGATTGAGGACATGGTGGATGAACAGGAAATAA
- a CDS encoding WG repeat-containing protein, whose amino-acid sequence MSMSESLLTQIVNQHIPAGATVVTIDKPVQHPAIYAADLTGDGMPEIAAVYQLNGELYLLILKFFQGHWIKMALIKGLGYGVTLMTAAPVTSTARNNLIIGWRIGSIWSKLAVYEWTESGLKDLAPDDLYYSYAEIIDMPGPHGRDGKVEIALWIHDTGEAYRVEIIRWQNGKWVPAPDVYATYYPKVVQYYEQLTQQYPDYIFYWYYLADAQYHAGQYPAALASVQKALSFPEAYPSREVLQELEKKIKQAMVPISHTRVATWLYPVSVRTTSGTRWGYMDAQGHIRLEPVLDDAQEFQPNGLAVVVKDGRAGVINLQGQYVVQPVYDSINSFSEERAITIDSQGFKMINEQGTVLTKRAYPYISNMNDGRALFYDSNPGQSDGSVSRYGYLDASGNEVIPAQFASANDFQDGKAVVQIKDNEYALINRNGHRLATYPYAYVGPLGDGLLAFQKETSGKYGYIDERGNIRIQPKFSSAFPFSGGQAIVNTAEDYKSNYGVINTEGSFIIQPAYNDIRELGEHRYALGQAINPEQPYIGSVYAIADTNGRRLTEFLYREVGNYKNGLASASDGRQTYLLDLSGRPAAGYPHVEGSGTLEVVAPDLIKAYVDQRLSYVNRAGQIIWRPNTIVPLHPPYRVREEKYKPNRDYLVYYPQVEGLTNQAEQLALNAKLKQLSQVKPIPADQQLDYTYTGDFDITFYQQQLLQLQLTGYNYPAGAAHGMPTMIYAIINLTNGQLYELKDLFKPNSDYVKVLSQIVGDQIKNDPQYSYVFPDTYTGISADQPFFVTADALHLYFNPYDTAPYAAGFPTFTIPFVQIKDIINTEGSFWKAFHE is encoded by the coding sequence ATGTCCATGAGCGAATCGCTGTTAACGCAAATTGTAAATCAACATATTCCGGCTGGTGCAACGGTCGTCACTATTGATAAACCTGTTCAACATCCAGCGATCTATGCGGCAGATCTTACCGGTGACGGTATGCCGGAGATTGCTGCAGTCTATCAGTTGAATGGTGAGCTGTATTTGCTCATTCTGAAATTTTTTCAAGGACATTGGATCAAGATGGCACTAATTAAGGGATTGGGGTATGGGGTGACTTTAATGACTGCAGCCCCTGTAACTTCAACTGCAAGGAACAATCTTATTATCGGTTGGCGGATTGGTTCTATTTGGTCTAAGCTTGCCGTATATGAGTGGACGGAATCAGGGCTCAAAGATCTGGCGCCTGACGATCTATATTATAGCTATGCAGAGATTATAGATATGCCTGGTCCGCATGGTCGAGATGGGAAAGTGGAGATTGCACTCTGGATACATGACACAGGTGAAGCCTATCGTGTGGAGATTATCCGATGGCAGAATGGGAAATGGGTTCCTGCACCGGACGTATATGCAACCTATTATCCAAAAGTGGTGCAATATTACGAGCAACTAACCCAGCAATATCCTGATTATATCTTTTACTGGTATTACCTTGCGGATGCTCAGTACCACGCGGGCCAGTATCCGGCAGCACTCGCTTCAGTTCAGAAGGCACTCAGTTTCCCGGAAGCGTATCCTTCCAGAGAGGTACTACAAGAGCTGGAAAAGAAAATTAAGCAGGCGATGGTCCCTATAAGCCATACCCGGGTAGCGACATGGTTATATCCTGTCTCCGTTCGAACCACAAGTGGGACGCGTTGGGGGTATATGGATGCCCAAGGCCACATTCGGCTTGAGCCGGTACTGGATGACGCGCAAGAGTTTCAGCCCAATGGATTGGCTGTGGTTGTGAAGGATGGTCGTGCCGGCGTTATTAATCTTCAGGGGCAGTATGTCGTTCAACCTGTATACGATTCCATCAATTCCTTTTCCGAAGAACGGGCGATAACAATTGATTCTCAAGGATTTAAGATGATTAATGAACAAGGTACAGTCCTGACCAAACGGGCGTACCCGTATATCTCAAATATGAACGACGGTCGAGCGTTATTTTACGATTCTAATCCTGGTCAGTCAGATGGTTCGGTGAGTCGGTATGGTTATCTGGATGCGTCGGGCAATGAGGTGATTCCGGCACAGTTCGCTTCGGCGAATGATTTTCAAGATGGTAAAGCGGTTGTGCAGATTAAGGACAATGAATATGCGCTCATTAATCGCAATGGACATCGGCTCGCAACGTATCCATATGCCTATGTGGGACCACTGGGGGATGGACTGCTTGCTTTTCAAAAAGAAACCTCGGGGAAATATGGATACATCGACGAACGGGGTAATATTCGCATTCAGCCCAAGTTTTCATCGGCATTTCCTTTTAGCGGCGGGCAAGCGATTGTTAATACAGCGGAGGATTACAAATCGAACTATGGTGTCATTAATACGGAGGGATCGTTTATCATTCAACCCGCCTATAATGACATCCGCGAACTAGGCGAGCATCGTTATGCGCTGGGGCAAGCGATTAACCCGGAGCAGCCTTATATCGGCTCTGTGTATGCGATTGCAGATACCAACGGTAGAAGGCTTACGGAGTTCCTATATCGCGAAGTAGGCAATTACAAAAACGGCCTTGCTTCCGCATCGGATGGCAGACAAACCTATCTGTTGGATCTGAGTGGAAGGCCTGCAGCTGGGTATCCTCATGTTGAAGGTTCGGGTACGCTGGAGGTCGTGGCACCAGATCTGATTAAGGCCTATGTAGACCAGCGCTTATCTTATGTGAATCGGGCCGGACAGATCATCTGGCGGCCAAATACAATCGTTCCGCTTCATCCACCGTACCGTGTACGCGAAGAGAAGTACAAACCAAACAGGGACTACCTCGTATATTATCCGCAGGTGGAGGGATTAACGAACCAAGCGGAGCAGCTTGCGCTGAATGCCAAGTTGAAGCAACTCTCCCAGGTTAAACCGATCCCTGCGGATCAGCAGCTAGATTATACGTATACAGGTGATTTTGATATAACGTTTTATCAGCAGCAATTGCTGCAACTGCAACTCACAGGTTATAACTACCCGGCGGGTGCAGCGCATGGTATGCCTACGATGATCTATGCGATCATTAATCTGACGAATGGTCAGTTGTATGAGTTGAAGGATTTATTTAAACCAAATAGTGACTATGTAAAAGTGTTGAGCCAGATTGTGGGGGATCAGATCAAAAATGATCCTCAATACTCGTATGTGTTTCCGGACACCTATACGGGGATTAGTGCGGATCAGCCGTTTTTTGTCACAGCGGATGCTCTACATCTCTACTTCAATCCATATGACACCGCTCCCTATGCGGCAGGGTTTCCAACGTTTACGATTCCTTTTGTCCAGATCAAGGATATCATTAATACAGAAGGTTCGTTCTGGAAAGCTTTCCATGAGTGA
- a CDS encoding YbaK/EbsC family protein yields the protein MAIEKVKDFFKQYGMDSQIKEFEVSSATVDLAASALGCEPERIAKTLSFMVNGQAVLVVAAGDAKVDNKKFKEYFKTKAKMLSPDEAIDMVGHAIGGVCPFAIKNDVSVYLDISLKRFETIYPACGSSNSAIELTIKQLEKYSSYSEWIDVCKGWND from the coding sequence ATGGCAATTGAAAAAGTAAAAGATTTTTTTAAACAATATGGTATGGATTCTCAAATTAAAGAATTTGAAGTTTCTAGTGCAACCGTGGATTTGGCTGCATCTGCATTAGGTTGTGAGCCGGAGAGAATCGCAAAAACACTTTCTTTTATGGTGAATGGACAAGCGGTTTTAGTAGTTGCCGCCGGGGATGCAAAAGTGGATAACAAAAAATTCAAAGAGTATTTCAAAACAAAAGCAAAAATGCTTTCTCCTGATGAAGCCATTGATATGGTTGGTCATGCCATTGGAGGTGTTTGTCCATTTGCTATTAAAAATGATGTTTCTGTTTATCTAGACATATCTCTAAAACGTTTTGAGACAATCTATCCAGCTTGCGGGAGTAGTAATAGTGCTATTGAACTTACAATAAAACAATTAGAAAAATACTCTAGTTATTCAGAGTGGATTGATGTATGTAAAGGATGGAATGATTGA
- a CDS encoding helix-turn-helix domain-containing protein yields the protein MQSPVLTIGERLKEIRATRNLTLEDVSKLTDVSKPMLGQIERGQSSPTITTLWKIAVGLKVPLSLLLEELEDECSMVDTRSKDAIFENDGKMRAFPVFPFDPTRNVEIFYIEFDPGCHHPSERHLEGVEEYVFVVQGKLEMVVNTKKIVLKENQALRFRANVFHSYNNPYQEPCVIYNMIFYPRT from the coding sequence ATGCAATCGCCAGTATTAACTATTGGAGAACGGTTAAAAGAAATACGAGCAACTAGAAATCTTACACTTGAAGATGTTTCTAAACTTACTGATGTAAGTAAGCCTATGCTTGGACAAATTGAAAGAGGACAGTCTTCACCAACGATTACAACTCTTTGGAAAATCGCAGTCGGCTTAAAAGTTCCTTTATCTTTATTATTGGAAGAGCTAGAAGATGAGTGCAGTATGGTTGATACACGGTCCAAAGACGCTATCTTTGAAAATGATGGAAAAATGAGAGCATTTCCTGTTTTTCCTTTTGACCCTACCCGTAACGTTGAAATATTCTATATCGAATTTGATCCTGGATGTCACCATCCATCTGAAAGGCACCTTGAAGGTGTGGAAGAATATGTTTTTGTGGTACAAGGTAAGTTAGAAATGGTAGTCAACACAAAAAAAATTGTTCTAAAAGAAAATCAAGCACTCCGCTTTCGTGCTAATGTTTTTCATTCCTATAATAATCCCTATCAAGAACCATGTGTCATTTACAACATGATTTTTTACCCAAGAACATAG
- a CDS encoding ABC transporter ATP-binding protein: MNNTSEVSGLMQVTKERKGLLITASIFSTLSSLLQIVPFVGVYKIVEELLTHAGQPSAMDKDLLIYWGIVAFVALIAGLVALYIGGMCSHIAAFNILYQLRVRLAEHVAKVPMGYHTRTATGELKKIIEVSVEKIEKFIAHQLPDLVSAIVIPLMLLGYLFWLDYRMALALLVPIGIGFWLQSRLFRSEKGRQAYRDFQLAIEEMNATGVEYVRGMPAVKVFGITADSFLTFKQAVTRYRDISLRITDLCKTSYGLFFVIMISLFTFIVPVGILLSSGNAGNQSFAITFILFLIITPSLSAPLLKLMYLGSGMREIVEGQKRIESVFAEPVVQEPELPKVPDTYEVAFRQVSFAYERKESEAYKPVLDQIDFVAKAGEMTALVGPSGGGKSTIANLLLRFWDVQEGEITIGGIPIQEMGTEKLMDTVSFVFQDVHLFYDTIEENIRMGNTSASRQDVIAAAQTACCHEFIEKLDAGYDTRIGEGGTYLSGGEAQRIAIARALLKNAPILVLDEATAYADAENEHKIQQGLAQLVQGKTVLIIAHRLTTIRAAEQILVIRKGTIAERGTHDQLRASGGVYEHMWQAHISAASWKLGGAVR; this comes from the coding sequence ATGAACAACACATCGGAAGTGTCCGGACTAATGCAAGTAACGAAGGAGCGCAAAGGTCTGCTGATTACAGCAAGTATCTTCTCGACCCTGTCGAGTCTGTTGCAGATTGTTCCTTTTGTCGGAGTGTATAAGATCGTCGAGGAACTGCTAACACATGCGGGCCAGCCCTCTGCCATGGACAAAGATCTGTTGATCTATTGGGGGATCGTCGCATTCGTAGCCCTGATTGCAGGGCTTGTTGCGCTCTATATCGGAGGGATGTGCTCACACATCGCTGCGTTCAACATTTTGTACCAGCTCAGAGTGAGACTTGCGGAGCATGTTGCCAAAGTACCCATGGGCTATCATACTCGGACGGCAACCGGTGAGCTGAAGAAGATCATCGAAGTCAGTGTGGAGAAAATTGAGAAATTTATCGCCCATCAGTTGCCGGATCTGGTGAGTGCGATCGTTATTCCGTTAATGCTGCTGGGTTACTTGTTCTGGCTCGATTATCGGATGGCGCTGGCGCTGTTGGTTCCGATTGGAATCGGGTTTTGGCTCCAAAGTCGCCTCTTCCGCAGCGAAAAAGGCCGTCAGGCTTATCGTGATTTTCAACTTGCCATCGAAGAGATGAATGCTACGGGTGTTGAATACGTGAGAGGTATGCCAGCGGTGAAAGTATTTGGGATAACAGCCGATTCGTTTCTGACGTTTAAACAGGCGGTGACGCGTTATCGGGATATTTCGTTGAGAATAACAGATCTGTGTAAAACATCTTACGGGCTGTTTTTTGTGATCATGATCTCGTTGTTTACCTTCATCGTTCCGGTGGGTATTCTGCTGTCGAGTGGAAATGCAGGCAATCAGTCGTTTGCGATCACGTTTATTCTGTTTCTGATCATTACCCCGAGTCTATCTGCGCCGTTATTGAAGTTAATGTATCTGGGTAGTGGGATGCGAGAGATTGTGGAAGGACAGAAACGGATTGAATCGGTATTTGCCGAGCCGGTTGTACAAGAACCTGAGTTGCCTAAAGTTCCGGATACATATGAGGTTGCTTTTCGGCAGGTATCTTTTGCTTATGAACGTAAGGAGAGCGAAGCATATAAACCTGTACTTGATCAGATTGATTTTGTAGCCAAAGCAGGCGAGATGACTGCACTTGTCGGACCCTCTGGCGGAGGGAAGTCAACCATTGCAAACCTATTGCTTCGTTTCTGGGATGTGCAGGAAGGTGAGATTACGATTGGTGGAATTCCGATTCAGGAGATGGGTACGGAGAAACTGATGGATACCGTGTCCTTTGTATTTCAGGATGTACATCTGTTCTACGATACGATTGAAGAAAATATTCGGATGGGCAACACATCAGCTTCACGACAGGACGTTATAGCTGCGGCTCAAACTGCTTGCTGTCATGAATTCATTGAGAAATTGGATGCCGGTTATGACACCAGAATCGGAGAAGGCGGTACGTATCTATCTGGCGGTGAAGCACAAAGAATAGCAATTGCACGAGCATTGCTCAAAAATGCTCCCATTCTGGTCCTGGATGAAGCGACGGCCTACGCGGATGCAGAGAATGAGCACAAGATCCAGCAAGGTCTGGCCCAATTGGTTCAAGGCAAAACAGTACTGATTATTGCTCATCGTCTAACAACGATTCGTGCAGCCGAGCAAATACTCGTGATCCGCAAGGGAACGATTGCCGAGCGTGGGACACATGATCAATTGCGTGCATCAGGCGGAGTATATGAGCACATGTGGCAAGCCCATATCAGTGCGGCTTCCTGGAAGCTTGGAGGTGCAGTACGATGA
- a CDS encoding ABC transporter substrate-binding protein: MFKRIPLWIALCCMLTLAACGTTQTTNEVASSSEATTQATTKMITNPNGEEITIPLNPERIVDLSGSTEELLIIGKTPVATMSADYGNPEEITPTIKDQLSADTVNLGWYGFPFSIEAIAGANPDLIILGKDFNTDQYETLSKIAPTIALPYSYYDWRERLTFLADTFGEESKKDEYLAKYDAKSAEWKQKLEAAVHGESFAVIETYPNNLVIYSNKGAAEMLYSEWGLKRTDGIPDPEGWGGKEIALEALVTVNPDRLLLMENSENKMVDSKVWNNMNAVKNEKIYKISNVDNYNYSYTAMGRMELMDRLGTMILEGQK, encoded by the coding sequence ATGTTTAAACGAATTCCTTTATGGATTGCACTATGCTGTATGCTCACGTTGGCGGCCTGTGGAACGACCCAGACGACCAATGAAGTGGCGAGCTCCTCAGAGGCAACCACACAAGCGACGACCAAAATGATTACTAACCCGAATGGAGAAGAGATTACGATCCCTTTGAATCCAGAGCGCATTGTTGATCTATCCGGCTCTACAGAAGAGCTACTGATCATTGGGAAAACACCTGTGGCCACGATGAGCGCGGATTACGGTAACCCGGAGGAAATCACACCAACCATTAAGGATCAGCTGAGTGCAGATACCGTTAATCTGGGCTGGTATGGTTTCCCGTTCAGTATTGAAGCTATAGCGGGTGCTAATCCGGATCTGATTATTCTGGGAAAGGATTTTAACACGGATCAATATGAAACTTTATCAAAAATTGCACCTACAATTGCATTGCCTTACTCTTACTATGATTGGAGAGAACGCCTGACATTCTTGGCAGATACGTTTGGAGAAGAAAGCAAGAAAGATGAATATCTGGCCAAGTATGATGCGAAATCTGCAGAGTGGAAACAAAAGCTTGAGGCGGCTGTACATGGTGAATCCTTTGCCGTAATTGAGACATATCCCAACAACCTGGTCATCTATTCCAATAAAGGTGCAGCTGAGATGTTATACAGTGAATGGGGCCTGAAGCGCACAGATGGTATCCCTGATCCAGAGGGCTGGGGAGGCAAAGAGATCGCACTGGAGGCACTAGTTACCGTTAATCCGGATCGTCTGCTATTGATGGAGAATAGCGAGAATAAGATGGTAGACAGCAAGGTGTGGAATAACATGAATGCAGTGAAGAATGAAAAGATCTATAAAATCTCTAATGTCGATAATTACAATTATTCGTACACAGCGATGGGGAGAATGGAGCTTATGGACCGTTTGGGCACGATGATCCTGGAAGGCCAGAAGTAG
- a CDS encoding RDD family protein → MYKAGFWIRLGAGVLDSLIISIPLVIIAGVLTGNFDTDEPIAKLLSALYSILLPVYWYGRTIGKRICGIRIRQYDTHEPPKIGTMLMRVVVAGLVYVLTLGIGVIVSAFMVGMREDRRAIHDFVAGTEVVWD, encoded by the coding sequence TTGTATAAAGCAGGTTTTTGGATTAGATTAGGAGCAGGTGTATTGGATAGTCTTATTATTTCAATTCCGTTAGTGATTATTGCAGGTGTGCTGACGGGTAACTTTGATACGGATGAGCCGATTGCCAAACTACTTAGTGCGTTATACTCAATTTTATTGCCAGTTTACTGGTATGGTCGAACCATAGGAAAACGCATATGTGGAATTCGAATCCGCCAATACGATACACACGAACCGCCAAAAATTGGTACGATGCTGATGCGAGTTGTTGTAGCTGGACTTGTGTACGTATTAACTTTGGGTATCGGAGTTATTGTGAGTGCTTTTATGGTCGGTATGCGTGAGGATCGACGTGCGATTCATGACTTCGTAGCAGGAACAGAAGTAGTTTGGGATTAA